AGAAGATACGTGTAGCAGAGGGGCAGTGggcgacgagaaggaaggggggaaataGTTTAATGCTTAAGAGCCCATGTGGGGCAAGGGACAACTTGTACTTATCGGAACTGGCTGGTCTAAGGGATCATAGCCGGAGGAAGAAATGATAATGGTATCGGTGATAATGGCCAGCGAATACAATATGAGATGATATGATACAATAAGGAGACCCTACATAACGGCCGTGGAATTTCATTGCTATCACCTTGACTTTTAGAAGCCCACATAAATCTCTCAGACAATAGAGTGTACACTAGCTGACGACAACATATCATCGGGGTGTCTCTTCGACTTCTGCCGCCGCTTATCGAATTGGATCAGAATGTGTGCCTATTACCAGGGCCTTGCAGTATGTAGACCGAGGCTTCACAGCGTGAAATGATGTAACTGCCAATCGTGCCAGAGCATTGTTCAATCGGCTTCTATATCCAGCACTCAAGTAGGTATGTATGCTATTATGGGCACAGTTCTTCTTTGTCCCTCTCTTTTTCGTGAAGGCCAAATACGCATAAGATTGAGTTCTAGACCAGCTAGTACTAAAGGAATAGTATATGGTattgtttgtttttttacATAACCCTGACGGCTTCAGAATGGTAAGAAACTAATTACGTTATTTTTGTTTGGAAGTTTCGAGAGTGAGCTCAGCGCAACATATATTTTATCATTACCGCGATTACGCCGATGCTACAATTATACCGATCCCATTATCGAATGGACAACACACTATAATTCCCCCCGCCTAATACTACTCGAGTCACTCGTAAACTTCAGAAATGGAAAAGGCGCAAGTATTTTGTTGATCTGACACAGACTAATTACTCACTGTATAGTCGGACTTTCAAGTCCCCCAATAGTTTATCCTTCTCAAAGAACAACACTCCCTCATATTTTCCTTCAATTAGACCCCAGTACTCCAAATGTCTCACTGCGTCTAGACACACATCATTCTTTATACGATCGGTATATTGCTCGGCATCTTAAAGATCTACGATAAAGCTATGACATGCCATCAGGAATCCGAAAGTAATCAAGGGGAGTCGCGTATTATTGTCCACTTTGGGGCTCCCATGTGATATTTTCTCTTCGTGGGTCCCAATGAGTGAAATGGCAGGACTGCAGTTCCCTGTAGGTCCATTAGCAGGGCTCTAATTCGGAAATGTGTCCACCTTGGAGTCTTCTGTCCCGGAATTTATAGAACATCCACACCATAACCTTCAATGAAGGCAATTCGAATACGGTTTTGCTCCTCTTCTGGAAGTGTGTCGAAGCCATGTAAATTCTCTCCAGTAACCTTCTGCATCACAATATGTGCAATGTACCCGCCTGGTAGTTCATCGCTAGAGACCTGTCTTTCAATAGCGTACCCAAGAAGCTTCGGTATGCTCCTGCAGTCTTCTAATTGcgatagattatatatttcgCGGTAGACACCGTCACAAGGCTCAGAATACCTACGGTTACTCGTAATTCTATTGATGTTAGTCCAGTTCAATCCCTTTCTTTTAGTCTTATTTATACTTCAACGAAAGCTATAAACTTActgcttttttatttttatgatATCGGGGTATTTGAAGGTTGATCAATTCTTGTAGCTTCATAAACCTCATATCGCTCATATGTAAAGTCACCTTGTGGATCTTCCTGCTCCCGGACTTTGCTTGAGAGAAATCTACCGACTTTCCAGGCCCCGAATTCAAAGTCTAGTGGAGTATCGAATAGTGGTTTGTGAGAATAAGTACTGGAAGCCATGGTTGTCTCTATCAAGGCAGTAATAGTGGGAAGTttgagaagagggagaaatcCGTAACGACCAACAACGTCACGTGGAGTGGCCTTTTTATTTTCGATCAGGGAAACGTTGTATTCTCTTCATGGTCATTCAAAATGAGATAATGATTGACCGGTATTGTTGCAGCCATAAATTCAGCTGCTTCTAATCTAAGGTACGTATTATGAGCATCGCTGACTTCGAGAACATAGATCTGGACATAACACTCATtaacaacaacaaatatAAATCAAAACAGGAAATTATCACCAAGACTTCAAGACAGCAACGTCACTGTTTTCCCTGCTCCTCAACGTCTGTCATGAACAGTGCAATCCGAGATCAGAAGGTCTTAACTTACAATCTGGCTGCCTTGCTTGGCCTTCACGAGGCATAGTCGTGACCAGCAGgttgggatgaggaggggtgaTATTACCCATTCTCGTCCCTCTCGTAAGTTGTCGTATGCTATATCTCCGAACTGGCTCCTACAAGCTCTACACCATGTTCTCCCGAAAGCTGTCTACAGGATACCTACAATTAGCATTCGAGTCTGGGCACAACTCATGTGACCTCAGCTAGCGCCCGGGCATTGAGGAGTCTCACTCAACAGCTTCAACACGCCTTAAGCTCTCCGTTTCgacttcaacatcaaccatctCCAAATACTTTGTGCTTTCTATCAGCCTAGTCTTCCAAAATGGAAAGGAAAACATGGAGAATGCTAGGTAAGAAAGATAAACCTTCATAGTTcacatataatataactaggCCCTCACCCAAATAACAGAAAACAACCCCGACGTAATGAACCAACTAGCAGCAAAGCTAGGCTTATCGCCGGAGCTACAGTTCTACGACGTATATTCCCTAGACGACTCATCAGAGCTTACACACATCCCCCGACCTGCTCTAGCTCTGTTGGTGATCATCCCACTTACACCAGCCTGGAACCAAAACCGCAAGGCCGAAGATGCTGACAAAGAAGAACCCTATCCTGGCTCCGGCCGCCCTGATGAGCCCGTCATCTGGTTCAAGCAAACCATCGGCCACGCCTGTGGTTCGATCGGTCTGCTCCATAGCGTGATCAATGGTCCGGCTGTTGACTTTATCAAGCCTGATTCCGATCTCGCGGAGATACGCAAGCAAGCTATACCGCTGGATATGGACAAACGCGCTAAGATGCTGTACGACAGTGAGACATTTGAAGTCGCTCATAAGTCAGTCGAGCAGGCTGGTGATACCGATGCGAATTTAATGGATGAGCGTGATGGTGGCCATTTCGTTAGTTTTGTAAAGAGTGGTGGGAAGCTCTGGGAGCTGGAGGGGTCGAGGAAGGCACCTCTGGAGAGGGGAGATCTtggtgaggacgaggatgttcTTAGTCCACGGGCGCTTGATATGGGTCTTAAGAGGATTATCGATTTGAATGcgggtgaaggaggaagtcTGTGTTTCAGTTGCATTGCTTTGGCCCATAGGGCCAAAAGCCATGCTTAATGCTCAATTGATATAcagtgtacggagtactactcCGGAGTACTGCGCTGACTGTAATCTGCAATCTTATTGGTGGTGAAGTCCCGTCTCTGCTCTATATGATGACTAATACCCACCTCGGCTGTCGCCGGCTCCACCAGCAAAGTCAGCTAGCGCAAGCGAGGACCCACCGCGCAGGTATAAAAGGCGGCTTCCCCCCCAAAGATTTTGAAAATCAAGCGACTCTACGTTagtttccctcccccctacATTGGGATGAGCCCACAGAAGACTCATTTGCTAACCACCTTTTTGCCTACAGTTCAAAGAATCACTTTAGAGTAGACGTCCCACCTCTGAGCTCTTCTAAAGAGCCACAGAATCTCCACCCTTGCTGATGACTGCTATGTCCTCGATGCCCTAAAGTGAAGCCGTTTTTTACTTCCGATTCGACTTCGCATTTGCACGCTCTGTTACGATCTGTCGTCAGATGGACTTGTTTCGGGTGTCGGTGCGATGGTCCAgggagtggtgatgatctttACCTTGTCATGATGTCTTGACTTCGGTCGGTCGGACTTGGTGGGTGTCGAGGAGGTCTGAAAGGTGTTTCCCTCTTTGATTTTTCCATAATCGTTGcgtatctttttctttcccccagaAAATGAACATGAAAATAAACTTTCAAAtaaaaatggaaaagaaaaacttaAGAAACATTTCAGGTCTCTGCGTAGTCATCATTGTTTTCGCCTTTTTGGGTGGTGTTTTTTATCTGTCACCCGTGCACATAGCGAAAACAAGGCCGACGTCTCAGTCCATGTGTATCTTTAGCAGGACAGGCATCACATTGTGTCAACACCACATCCGTAATCGCCATGTTGGGTTTTTCTTATCAAGCTGTGAGAGCCCTTTGTCCGTATCGTTCAAGCAGTTTTGATTCGGATCTGCTGGGCCCGGAACAGGTCTACTTGTACGTTGGCATGTCATCGCAGTGTAGATAAAGAAATGTATCTACCTCTAAACTATGTTTCTGGCATATATGGGTCAAACAAACTGGGCGACCATAGAGGCGTGAAAGCGACCTCTCCTAACTCGCCTTTCTCCCGCCAATAGGCCTTGAActtttcttgctgctctttGAAATTCTGCAGGAAACCAAGACCTTCTTTATATGATCTTTCTGCGCCGATTTGTTGTTTCTTCAAGTCGTCCAGCTCTGCCTCAGTAACATCACTCCGTCTTGCCAGGCTTGCGTGGTGCGCCAAGTCCTGCTTCTGTAATGCGATTCCGTAAAGTAACTTGGCTGTATCAATCCACAGCTGGCTTGCGTCAGTTGTGAGGTTCGGCGGGAGGTGAAAAGTGATACCCTGAACTTTGTTTTAaatttgggggggaagttgaCTGAACATTGTCCGGCGCTGTGGCCTGCTGCACGGCTTGGGTATCATGAGATTGCTCTTGTTGCTTGATGGGTCGCTGATTTTGCTGGTACTCTTGTAGTTCTCTCGCCTTCGTGATAGCGTTGGATAGCTCTATCCAGTACTCGGGGCTCACGGGGCCATAGCCATTAAGGATCGTCCCTCGGTTATGTACGGGCTGCTTATATCGTACTTTGTCCTGCTCACGCAAGCGTGACATATTCTCGACTTCGTCGGGACTAAGCCATTCTAAATTTGTCACGTGGGGTTTACGTCTGGTGGCTTTAACGCCTGGGGTCGAAGACATGTCCGTCGTATCAAGGTTCTCTGACCGCTCTGGAGCTGGACGTGTGCAGTCATGCTTGCGGAATGTGCTCGTTTCTTGAAACTCTTTTTTGCAGAATCTGCACAATAAAGCCCTCCTGATTCGCTTGGAAGGAAAAGCGTGCATTTCCCTTGCATGTTTTTCATGGGTATCTGCGATGTGCTTTTCGAGTTGCCTCTTTAAACCGAACCTAATAGTCGCTCTGTAACATTGCGGAAAAGAGCATCCAAAAGGCCTGTCGTGCTTGCTCAGATGAGATTCTCTTTGCTGAGGAGTTTCAAACCCTTGATGGAAGAAATCACAACTCGTCCTAGGGCATTTATAGAGATTCCGGCCGTAGAAAGAGTACAGTACTCTCGAGTCAATCCTCCCGCTGCCCACGTTCTCTGAGACAGCTCTCTCTATATTGTCTCTGATGCGGGAAATGACGTCGGGTATATTGAGACACACATTAGAGGCGGCGTCCTGAGTGTAACAGTTGATCTGACTCTGCGCAGAGACAAAAGCATGGAGAAAATTATCTGCAGCAGACCAAGGGCCATGCTCTTCAATTCGCCTCCGTAATTCGTGCGCAGAAGAGGGAATGTTGAAATCCTTCGTAGGGCGCCGGTAGTGCGACTCTAAGAATTTCGACAGAAATCCGATTAATGTCATTGCATCCTCCCGATCTATGGTGCCTTTGAGACCCTcctgaagatggaaagaCCAGAAGCAGACTGCGTAGTCTAGAAATGCATAATATCCAGTGCTTATGAAGTCTGTAACGGACTCATCTGGCAGGATTATCTCAAACCCTGGTAGGGCTAGGTAGCCCACACACAGAGAAGCCATATCCAACTCCACTTGTCCGACGTCAACGAACTTTGCCCGGATGAGGTACCTAGTGGCAGAAAATGTTAGACACGAGTCATTCAACTTATGGAAGCGGAGTAAAAaatgaagacaagaaaaatTAGATTGGAGAAACACACTGCTTGGCAGTTGCATGAACAAACTCGAGAGTCCCATCGGTCTTTACTTCAACTAGAGAGTCACATAGATCTCTGGAGTCAAGAATCCATTGACGACTTTCGAAATCGacatcttcgccttcaaGATCAACTGATACCGCGCCCTGGATCTCCCGCCACTTAAGTCGACGTTTTGCACATACAAGCCACCCGAGTAGCTGAAGCGAATGAGGTCGGGAAGACTGGTCTTCAAGAATATTGCTCAAGATCCGGTCGTATCTGCAACCCCCTACTGGATCAGCCTTCAGGTCTTTATATGGAATATAAT
The window above is part of the Aspergillus luchuensis IFO 4308 DNA, chromosome 8, nearly complete sequence genome. Proteins encoded here:
- a CDS encoding ubiquitin carboxyl-terminal hydrolase (COG:O;~EggNog:ENOG410PWTU;~InterPro:IPR038765,IPR036959,IPR001578;~MEROPS:MER0000836;~PFAM:PF01088;~go_function: GO:0004843 - thiol-dependent ubiquitin-specific protease activity [Evidence IEA];~go_process: GO:0006511 - ubiquitin-dependent protein catabolic process [Evidence IEA]), with protein sequence MERKTWRMLENNPDVMNQLAAKLGLSPELQFYDVYSLDDSSELTHIPRPALALLVIIPLTPAWNQNRKAEDADKEEPYPGSGRPDEPVIWFKQTIGHACGSIGLLHSVINGPAVDFIKPDSDLAEIRKQAIPLDMDKRAKMLYDSETFEVAHKSVEQAGDTDANLMDERDGGHFVSFVKSGGKLWELEGSRKAPLERGDLGEDEDVLSPRALDMGLKRIIDLNAGEGGSLCFSCIALAHRAKSHA
- a CDS encoding NACHT domain protein (COG:K;~EggNog:ENOG410PMPT;~InterPro:IPR027417,IPR007111;~PFAM:PF05729); translated protein: MATEGSTCFQQALNSFKTQSGPGLVAEFEMTSLTALKSSIAKIEKRQATERRMQNMRRLYKFVDIMERHGKLIEILLNTTNLLAFVWGPMKFLLQVASSVSEAFNELLDTYKVIGESIELLENCNGLIDGNHLVKQAVVSMFQDIFEFHQTALAYFRKPMWKQVFQATWSTYKAKFGPVVDSLKRHKQVFGDRLTFAQLENIRSEGIRSSEALKKLQKDEEMGQLRDIQCWLNSADIASDQDTFTSVRSRNTQAGIWILRHQLYCAWKERKAQPMLWVNGIPGAGKTILASIMVEDCLKSYESTAWFYFRNGDAQRSSFLNLASSLISQLLEHNCDLLPYVFEEMCRKGKQSFSSEILAKELLHVILRNSGHVCIILDGLDECSRMERKKILDWICLVSEHPQDRDNSYSTICLLVSQRDGITSKALRDIPSLEITAKDTRDDILAFLWSRGSEIQTKFQISDESTKTMVELVMEKAGGMFLLAKLVMNNLFCQVSPGNFYKELNMKQIPTQLDQAYDRILSNILEDQSSRPHSLQLLGWLVCAKRRLKWREIQGAVSVDLEGEDVDFESRQWILDSRDLCDSLVEVKTDGTLEFVHATAKQYLIRAKFVDVGQVELDMASLCVGYLALPGFEIILPDESVTDFISTGYYAFLDYAVCFWSFHLQEGLKGTIDREDAMTLIGFLSKFLESHYRRPTKDFNIPSSAHELRRRIEEHGPWSAADNFLHAFVSAQSQINCYTQDAASNVCLNIPDVISRIRDNIERAVSENVGSGRIDSRVLYSFYGRNLYKCPRTSCDFFHQGFETPQQRESHLSKHDRPFGCSFPQCYRATIRFGLKRQLEKHIADTHEKHAREMHAFPSKRIRRALLCRFCKKEFQETSTFRKHDCTRPAPERSENLDTTDMSSTPGVKATRRKPHVTNLEWLSPDEVENMSRLREQDKVRYKQPVHNRGTILNGYGPVSPEYWIELSNAITKARELQEYQQNQRPIKQQEQSHDTQAVQQATAPDNVQSTSPPNLKQSSGYHFSPPAEPHN